Proteins encoded by one window of Ignavibacteriota bacterium:
- a CDS encoding M3 family metallopeptidase — protein sequence MLKNLVITLTVIFMSLNILAANKDNPFFKDYDTPFGVPPFDKIKLSHYMPAFEEGMKQQINEINAITSNSAEPSFDNVIVALEQTGALMDKVSSVFYNMMSANTSKELQDIAKMITPKMSKHRDDIMLNEKLFEKVKSVYDNKDGLDLNVEELRLLEETYKNFIRNGAALNAEEKLHLRAVNEEMSLLTLNFGQNVLAENNEFQLWIDKEDDLAGLPKSSIDGAAQAATEAGKKGRWLFTLHNPSWVPFMSYSEKRELREKMFWAYANRGNNRDKNDNSQIILRLINLRQEKARMLGFVHHADYVLADNMAKEAENVNRFLNELWNYANPMAEVEARHLQEIIDREGGDFMLAPWDWRFYAEKLRKEKYDLNEEELRPYFQLEKVRDGIFELTKRLFGLTYKLRNDIPKYHQDAIVYEVKKEDGSHLGILYMDFHPRASKRGGAWMSSYRQQHKKADKNITPVTTIVCNFSGATADKPALLTMDEVETFFHEFGHALHGLLSDCRFKSLSGTSVPRDFVELPSQIMENWAFEPEVLAFYAKHYKTGELLPKSLIEKMEKSSKFNQGFATTEYLAAALLDMKYHTLEAPIGLNPIDFEEEYLTSIGLIPEIIARYRSTYFNHIFSGGYSAGYYSYIWSGVLDSDAYEAFKENGIFDKATAQSFMDNILKKGGTEDPMELYRKFRGREPMLEPLLKKRGLIQ from the coding sequence ATGTTAAAAAATTTAGTAATAACTCTGACGGTAATATTTATGTCCCTAAACATTCTTGCCGCTAATAAAGATAATCCATTTTTTAAGGATTATGATACACCATTTGGCGTTCCACCATTTGATAAAATCAAACTTTCCCATTACATGCCTGCTTTTGAAGAAGGAATGAAACAGCAAATAAATGAAATAAATGCAATCACTTCCAATTCTGCAGAGCCTTCATTCGATAATGTCATTGTTGCTTTAGAGCAGACCGGTGCTTTGATGGATAAGGTATCATCTGTATTTTACAATATGATGTCAGCAAACACAAGCAAAGAGCTGCAGGATATTGCAAAAATGATAACTCCTAAGATGTCTAAGCACAGAGATGATATTATGCTTAATGAAAAACTTTTTGAAAAAGTTAAATCAGTCTATGACAATAAAGATGGGTTGGATTTAAATGTTGAAGAATTAAGACTTCTCGAAGAAACTTACAAAAATTTCATCAGGAATGGGGCAGCGTTGAATGCTGAAGAAAAGCTTCACCTTAGAGCTGTTAATGAAGAAATGTCTTTACTTACTCTTAATTTTGGACAAAATGTATTAGCTGAAAATAACGAGTTCCAACTTTGGATTGATAAAGAAGACGATTTAGCCGGCTTACCGAAATCATCTATTGATGGAGCCGCTCAAGCCGCAACTGAAGCAGGGAAAAAGGGCAGATGGCTTTTTACTTTGCATAATCCAAGCTGGGTACCATTTATGTCCTACTCAGAAAAACGCGAACTAAGAGAAAAAATGTTCTGGGCTTATGCAAATCGTGGAAATAATCGTGATAAAAACGACAATAGTCAAATTATTCTGAGATTGATTAATCTAAGACAAGAAAAAGCCAGGATGCTCGGATTTGTTCATCATGCTGATTATGTTCTGGCTGACAATATGGCGAAGGAAGCTGAAAATGTAAATAGATTTCTTAATGAATTATGGAATTATGCCAACCCTATGGCAGAAGTTGAGGCAAGACACCTGCAGGAGATTATTGACAGAGAAGGCGGAGATTTTATGCTCGCACCATGGGACTGGAGATTCTATGCAGAAAAATTAAGGAAAGAAAAATATGACCTTAACGAAGAAGAATTAAGACCATATTTCCAGCTTGAAAAAGTAAGAGACGGGATTTTTGAATTGACAAAAAGACTCTTTGGGCTGACATATAAATTAAGAAATGATATTCCAAAATATCATCAGGATGCAATAGTTTATGAAGTCAAGAAAGAAGATGGGTCTCATCTCGGTATTTTGTATATGGATTTCCATCCAAGAGCAAGCAAACGCGGTGGCGCATGGATGAGCAGCTATCGTCAGCAGCATAAAAAAGCAGATAAAAATATCACTCCGGTGACTACAATTGTATGTAATTTCTCCGGAGCAACCGCTGATAAACCTGCTTTGCTAACTATGGATGAAGTTGAAACCTTCTTCCATGAATTCGGTCATGCTTTGCATGGATTGTTGTCGGATTGTAGATTTAAAAGTCTTTCAGGAACTTCAGTTCCGAGAGATTTCGTAGAATTACCATCACAAATCATGGAAAACTGGGCTTTCGAACCTGAGGTACTTGCTTTTTATGCCAAACACTACAAAACCGGTGAACTTCTCCCGAAATCACTAATTGAGAAAATGGAAAAGAGCAGTAAGTTTAATCAGGGATTTGCGACAACAGAATATCTCGCTGCTGCTTTGCTTGATATGAAATATCATACATTAGAAGCGCCAATCGGTTTAAACCCGATTGATTTTGAAGAAGAATATCTTACTTCGATAGGACTAATACCGGAAATTATTGCTCGTTACAGAAGCACATACTTCAATCATATTTTCTCAGGTGGATATTCAGCCGGATATTACAGCTATATATGGTCTGGTGTTCTTGATAGCGATGCTTATGAAGCATTTAAAGAAAATGGAATTTTTGATAAAGCTACTGCTCAATCTTTTATGGATAATATTCTGAAAAAAGGCGGTACCGAAGACCCGATGGAACTTTATCGCAAATTCAGAGGCAGAGAACCGATGCTTGAGCCGCTTCTGAAGAAACGCGGACTTATTCAATAA
- a CDS encoding MarR family transcriptional regulator, which yields MENSVIILDVLKKSATAMSAGEIADVSGLDRKIVDKEMKKLKDSGEIISPKRCYWEPKR from the coding sequence ATGGAAAACAGTGTAATTATTTTAGATGTTTTGAAAAAGTCTGCTACTGCAATGTCTGCAGGTGAAATAGCTGATGTCAGCGGTTTAGATAGAAAAATTGTAGATAAAGAAATGAAAAAATTGAAAGATTCAGGTGAAATTATTTCTCCAAAAAGATGCTACTGGGAACCTAAAAGATAA
- a CDS encoding IS1 family transposase, giving the protein MQSDKSIKCLKCESTKFVKHGVTPKGVQRFKCLDCLKTWTDGRKSLHNIDLSYISQLYLGGKTTRELVKYYPTSPVRVNHRVRTFLNECPDWHDYIDRFLPIRKTKQLFISGKKFHCSWAGGESNDMYVAFAIDSMTGFILAYQLSCNDSQDVWAALFDNLKKRNINTHSFLTNGSDNSQKVLDIYYPDVDKRITYHKNYRDREIGCCLSRLSPSEKLISDSAKIYFVNGNLMLADILGYKTESQLYSFLLRNQEEFTDIVKERLNQRTKLYNDNIPILFQKRFEKFHLLREDPVPLINSWVANMMLSPDAKGISRLALYTQKPYLLSFKDFTENKIAKPEHDGISINYLEKLLLEVTARGLELPIYVSECSFDIGKCLLVS; this is encoded by the coding sequence ATGCAATCGGATAAATCAATCAAATGTCTGAAATGCGAAAGTACAAAATTTGTTAAGCATGGAGTAACGCCAAAAGGAGTACAACGCTTTAAATGCCTCGACTGTTTAAAAACATGGACAGACGGCAGAAAGTCATTGCATAATATTGATTTATCTTACATTTCTCAGCTATATCTGGGAGGTAAAACAACACGTGAGTTAGTCAAATACTACCCCACTTCACCTGTAAGAGTTAATCATCGTGTCAGAACATTTTTAAATGAATGTCCCGATTGGCATGACTATATTGACAGATTTCTACCTATACGTAAGACCAAACAACTTTTCATATCCGGGAAGAAATTTCACTGCTCATGGGCTGGCGGAGAAAGTAATGATATGTATGTAGCATTTGCAATTGATTCCATGACAGGGTTTATTTTAGCTTATCAATTGTCATGCAATGATTCACAGGATGTTTGGGCAGCTCTGTTTGATAATCTAAAAAAAAGAAATATAAACACGCACTCATTTTTAACTAATGGTTCAGACAATAGCCAGAAAGTGCTTGATATATATTATCCTGATGTTGACAAGCGAATTACATATCATAAGAATTATCGCGACAGGGAAATAGGATGTTGTTTGTCAAGATTATCACCCTCGGAAAAATTAATAAGTGATTCTGCAAAAATTTATTTTGTTAACGGCAACCTAATGCTTGCTGATATACTCGGTTATAAAACTGAATCCCAACTTTACTCCTTTTTATTAAGAAACCAGGAAGAATTTACAGATATAGTTAAAGAACGCCTCAATCAGCGAACTAAATTATATAATGATAATATTCCTATATTGTTTCAGAAAAGATTTGAGAAATTTCACCTTCTAAGGGAAGATCCTGTTCCCCTAATCAACAGTTGGGTAGCTAACATGATGCTGAGTCCGGATGCCAAAGGTATTTCAAGATTGGCATTATACACCCAAAAACCATACTTGCTTAGTTTTAAAGACTTCACTGAAAATAAAATAGCGAAACCCGAACATGATGGAATTTCTATAAACTATCTTGAAAAATTACTTCTTGAAGTTACAGCACGTGGTCTTGAGCTCCCAATTTATGTTAGCGAATGTAGTTTTGACATTGGGAAGTGCTTACTTGTCAGCTAA
- a CDS encoding NADPH-dependent F420 reductase, which produces MNLAFIGIGNVGYSIADNLGHKGHTIYIAHDNPDSYTVRRALELSPKFEVLPVREAVEKADIVFLATPFKAAKEALDNIKFHDKPLVDCTNPIGGGLSHSLQSQSGGEMIQSIAGDSNVVKAFNTYGYENFKLNAFTNKAVKPMMPIAGDDDKSKQLVKGLIEQMGFECVDTGNLYRSIHIEHLALLWINMVRFSDQYDNFMWAKLDIPKN; this is translated from the coding sequence ATGAATTTAGCTTTTATCGGAATTGGTAATGTAGGCTATTCAATAGCTGATAATTTGGGACATAAAGGGCACACAATCTATATTGCTCATGATAATCCGGATTCATATACCGTCAGACGAGCTCTTGAACTTAGTCCTAAATTTGAAGTACTACCCGTTAGAGAAGCTGTTGAGAAAGCAGATATTGTTTTTCTGGCTACCCCATTCAAAGCGGCGAAAGAGGCTTTAGATAATATCAAGTTTCATGACAAACCGCTTGTTGATTGCACAAATCCTATTGGTGGTGGGCTTTCACATTCCTTGCAATCTCAGTCAGGCGGTGAGATGATTCAAAGCATTGCAGGAGATTCGAATGTGGTAAAAGCATTCAATACTTATGGCTACGAGAATTTCAAGCTGAATGCCTTCACCAATAAGGCGGTAAAACCTATGATGCCTATCGCAGGTGATGATGATAAATCCAAACAGCTTGTAAAGGGTCTGATTGAGCAAATGGGTTTTGAATGCGTTGATACAGGAAATCTTTATCGCTCGATTCATATTGAGCATTTGGCACTTCTCTGGATTAATATGGTTAGATTTTCAGACCAGTATGATAATTTCATGTGGGCAAAGCTGGATATCCCTAAAAATTAG
- a CDS encoding elongation factor G: MDISKIRNIGIAAHIDSGKTTLSERILFYTGKIHQITEVRDKTGAGPTMDSMDLEREKGITIQSAATFCEWKGYNINLIDTPGHIDFTVEVERALRVLDGAVMVLCGVAGVQSQSITVDRQMRRYNVPRIAFINKVDRAGANPDRVIDQLQEKLHHKTVLLTMPIGIEDRFEGVVDLLKMKAVYYKGDNGEEVVETEIPQHLIDEAKRRRSEMIEGLSDHDDNIAEKFLGDEEISYDELVASIRKQTIALNITPVIIGTAKMNKGIQTLLDGVLAYLPAPYEITNHALDRDNNEEKVELISDHTKPAVALAFKLEDGRYGQLTYMRLYQGSLKKGDTIINIANGKKMKVPRLVRMHASDMHEIDEVGSGDIFAMFGVDCASGDTFTDGTVNYSMTSMFVPNPVIELAVAPKEKAGQVNFSKAMNRFQKEDPTFKVYRDEESGETIIKGMGELHLEIYIERIKREYNCEIVVGKPKVAYREALTKAANYDYTHKKQTGGSGQFGRVAGIIEPLPLDGPETYEFVNSIVGGAIPKEYIPACDKGFKEQLHEGYLINQPIVNAKVTLNDGSFHAVDSSEMAFKQAAKQAMRDTFSKAGVVILEPFMKLESSAPEEFQGIIIGQINQRRGLIVNTSVDAGYVVVEAEVPLKEMFGYSSDIRTVTQGKGEFTMEFLKYSQVPKSVQEEIIKEYNERQGK; this comes from the coding sequence ATGGATATTTCAAAGATAAGAAACATTGGTATTGCCGCCCACATTGACTCAGGCAAGACTACTCTCAGTGAGAGAATTTTGTTTTATACCGGTAAAATTCACCAAATTACAGAAGTACGTGATAAAACCGGCGCAGGTCCGACAATGGATTCAATGGACCTTGAACGCGAAAAAGGTATTACAATTCAGTCCGCAGCTACATTCTGTGAGTGGAAGGGTTACAACATCAACTTGATTGATACTCCCGGACACATTGACTTTACAGTTGAAGTTGAGCGTGCCTTGAGAGTACTGGACGGAGCTGTTATGGTACTTTGCGGTGTTGCCGGTGTACAGTCACAGTCAATCACTGTTGACAGACAAATGCGTCGCTATAATGTACCAAGAATAGCATTTATCAATAAAGTTGACCGTGCAGGTGCAAATCCTGATCGCGTAATTGACCAATTACAAGAAAAACTTCACCACAAAACAGTTCTGCTTACAATGCCAATTGGTATTGAAGACAGATTCGAAGGTGTTGTTGATTTGCTAAAAATGAAGGCTGTATATTATAAAGGAGATAATGGGGAAGAAGTTGTAGAAACTGAAATACCTCAACACCTTATTGACGAAGCAAAAAGACGTCGCAGCGAAATGATCGAAGGTCTTAGTGACCATGATGATAATATCGCAGAAAAATTCCTTGGTGATGAGGAAATTTCTTATGATGAACTTGTTGCTTCAATTCGTAAACAAACAATAGCACTAAATATTACTCCTGTAATTATTGGTACTGCTAAAATGAACAAAGGTATACAAACTCTTCTTGATGGAGTTCTGGCTTACCTTCCTGCTCCGTATGAAATCACAAATCACGCTCTTGACCGTGATAACAATGAAGAAAAAGTAGAATTAATTTCAGACCATACAAAGCCTGCTGTAGCGCTTGCTTTCAAACTTGAAGACGGCAGATACGGTCAGCTTACGTATATGAGACTTTATCAGGGCTCACTCAAAAAAGGCGATACTATCATCAATATTGCTAACGGCAAGAAGATGAAAGTTCCACGCCTTGTGAGAATGCATGCAAGCGATATGCACGAAATTGACGAAGTGGGTTCAGGGGATATTTTTGCAATGTTTGGAGTTGATTGTGCTTCAGGTGATACATTCACTGACGGTACAGTAAACTATTCAATGACATCAATGTTTGTTCCTAATCCTGTAATTGAGCTAGCTGTTGCTCCTAAAGAAAAAGCCGGTCAGGTAAATTTCTCAAAGGCAATGAACAGATTCCAAAAAGAAGACCCGACATTCAAAGTTTATCGTGATGAAGAAAGTGGCGAAACAATTATAAAGGGTATGGGTGAACTTCACCTTGAAATTTATATTGAAAGAATCAAACGTGAATATAATTGTGAAATAGTTGTCGGCAAGCCAAAAGTAGCTTATCGCGAAGCTCTCACAAAAGCTGCAAATTATGATTATACTCATAAGAAACAAACAGGTGGTAGCGGACAGTTTGGACGTGTTGCAGGTATAATTGAGCCATTGCCTCTTGATGGTCCTGAAACTTATGAATTCGTAAACAGTATCGTTGGTGGTGCTATTCCTAAAGAATATATACCTGCCTGCGATAAAGGATTCAAAGAGCAGTTGCACGAAGGTTATTTGATAAATCAGCCGATTGTGAATGCTAAAGTAACACTTAATGACGGTTCATTCCATGCTGTTGACTCTTCTGAAATGGCATTCAAGCAAGCCGCAAAACAAGCTATGCGCGACACTTTTTCTAAAGCAGGAGTCGTAATATTAGAGCCATTTATGAAACTTGAATCTTCAGCTCCTGAAGAATTCCAGGGTATCATTATCGGACAAATCAACCAACGACGCGGTCTTATTGTTAATACAAGTGTTGATGCAGGTTATGTTGTAGTGGAAGCCGAAGTTCCGCTTAAAGAAATGTTTGGTTATTCGTCTGATATTCGCACAGTTACTCAGGGTAAAGGTGAGTTCACTATGGAATTCTTGAAGTATTCTCAAGTTCCTAAGTCAGTTCAGGAAGAAATCATAAAAGAATATAACGAAAGACAAGGCAAGTAG
- a CDS encoding phosphoribosylformylglycinamidine synthase: MYKFISLVSVLLFIFLQNLKSENTQTDYLAIDSIYIAEVEMSSEKLKIMHAEPLFIDLIRDLGARQGEKEWNIAFGLTDNKSYDEYEALIEYEFAPIDRLGLEIELPFTFHYPNENDVSSPGSRLNSLKLAAQYTFLVSDKAKTSLAIGYLHEFELTEFQNYKSERMYAGNIFNPFFIGAKRWGNNFHTLIYAGPQVFQHFSSGDTHTNWQINTNFHYMISGTRNFIGVEINKDILGKDFDMIIRPQMRLEINKQLMVGIVTGIPIDRENQRFSSFLRLIYEPPH; this comes from the coding sequence ATGTATAAGTTTATTTCGTTAGTATCTGTATTATTATTTATTTTTTTACAAAACTTAAAAAGTGAAAATACACAAACTGATTATTTAGCCATAGACAGTATTTATATAGCGGAAGTTGAAATGTCAAGCGAAAAATTAAAAATAATGCATGCTGAACCGCTATTTATTGACCTGATACGTGATTTAGGAGCCCGTCAGGGTGAAAAAGAATGGAACATTGCATTTGGGCTTACTGATAATAAGAGCTATGATGAATACGAGGCTTTAATCGAATACGAATTTGCACCGATTGACAGGTTAGGTCTTGAGATTGAACTCCCATTTACATTTCACTATCCAAACGAGAATGATGTCTCTTCTCCGGGAAGTCGCCTTAATAGTCTGAAATTGGCTGCTCAATATACTTTTCTTGTATCTGACAAGGCTAAAACTTCGCTTGCAATTGGCTATTTGCATGAATTCGAATTAACTGAATTTCAAAACTATAAAAGTGAGAGAATGTATGCCGGCAATATTTTTAATCCTTTTTTCATCGGAGCTAAAAGATGGGGAAATAATTTCCACACTCTGATTTATGCCGGTCCTCAAGTTTTTCAGCATTTCTCCAGCGGTGATACTCATACCAACTGGCAGATTAACACTAATTTTCATTATATGATATCGGGTACAAGAAATTTTATTGGTGTTGAAATCAATAAGGATATTCTTGGAAAAGACTTTGATATGATAATCAGGCCTCAAATGCGTCTTGAAATCAACAAACAACTTATGGTTGGCATCGTTACCGGCATTCCAATTGATAGGGAAAACCAAAGATTCAGTTCTTTTTTAAGACTAATTTATGAGCCGCCACATTAA
- a CDS encoding diphosphate--fructose-6-phosphate 1-phosphotransferase: MSVRRKKKLAIVAQFGGPTSVINRTLFGATVELQKRDIEVWGPSRGIDGVLNNDFLIMSEFSDLKIDQVRRKPGSYLGTSKFNVNENSAPIIAQKLKDYGATFFFMIGGDSTATIANKILRASSDINHQIDVVHIPKTIDNDLVETDHCPGYGSSALTVAKVAFGLDQENRSQGGIHLQIIMGRDAGFLAAASTLLRGDGGPHLVYLPERSFNLGFFIRDVEDVLSRTSNPSRAFIVASEGIRQYYDDNGERKSRLIADIAADEMKEAVENEENLGGISLSVGSSVMARYLSNKLQSAFPSERVRADVLGYVARSYPDVSNVDAVEAEFVGKEAVRYALEGRGSGSVIIKRTGHLHTYSIETEFIDLERVAGKTRNMPKNFIGTYAKDVSEDFLNYAGPLIGHVPGFDYDHLLPQSWKPRINGSLL, translated from the coding sequence ATGTCAGTCAGAAGAAAGAAAAAATTAGCTATTGTAGCTCAGTTCGGAGGTCCAACATCGGTAATCAACCGAACACTTTTCGGCGCTACGGTTGAGCTTCAAAAGAGAGATATCGAAGTATGGGGACCATCAAGGGGAATAGACGGAGTTCTAAATAACGATTTTTTGATTATGAGCGAATTTTCTGACCTCAAAATAGATCAGGTACGTCGCAAACCCGGTTCTTATTTGGGTACGTCTAAATTCAATGTCAATGAAAACAGCGCTCCTATAATTGCCCAAAAACTTAAGGATTACGGAGCTACGTTCTTTTTTATGATTGGTGGTGACTCTACTGCTACAATTGCAAATAAAATATTGCGAGCTTCTTCGGATATTAATCATCAAATTGATGTAGTTCATATACCGAAAACTATTGATAACGACTTAGTCGAAACAGACCACTGCCCGGGTTATGGCAGTTCTGCCCTTACCGTTGCTAAAGTAGCATTTGGTCTTGATCAGGAGAATCGCTCTCAGGGTGGTATTCATCTTCAAATAATAATGGGTCGCGATGCAGGATTTCTTGCAGCGGCATCAACTCTGTTAAGGGGAGACGGTGGTCCTCATCTTGTATATCTGCCTGAGCGTTCATTTAATCTTGGGTTCTTCATACGTGATGTTGAGGATGTTCTTTCGAGAACTTCGAACCCGAGCCGCGCATTTATTGTAGCATCTGAGGGGATTCGTCAGTACTATGATGATAACGGTGAAAGAAAATCAAGATTAATTGCAGATATTGCTGCTGACGAAATGAAGGAGGCTGTTGAAAATGAAGAAAATCTTGGTGGTATTAGTCTAAGTGTAGGTAGCTCTGTTATGGCAAGATATCTTTCCAACAAGTTACAATCAGCATTCCCGAGTGAAAGAGTCAGAGCTGATGTTTTGGGCTATGTTGCACGCTCTTACCCCGATGTATCGAATGTTGATGCTGTAGAAGCCGAATTTGTAGGTAAAGAGGCTGTAAGATATGCTCTCGAGGGCAGAGGCAGTGGAAGTGTGATAATTAAACGTACCGGACATCTGCATACTTACTCGATTGAAACTGAATTTATAGATTTGGAAAGAGTGGCAGGAAAAACCCGCAATATGCCTAAGAATTTTATAGGGACTTATGCTAAAGATGTGAGTGAAGACTTCCTTAATTATGCAGGACCATTGATAGGTCATGTTCCAGGATTTGATTATGACCATTTGCTGCCTCAAAGCTGGAAGCCGAGAATTAACGGTTCGCTTCTGTAA
- a CDS encoding DUF2459 domain-containing protein produces the protein MKIFIAWCLVVFLQSSLILSDSDTSLKVYVVHVGLHTDFVIPKNLVTDSALKALRIFDDYQYVEIGWGDAEFYMNDGFDLMLAAKALLSLTGSVMRIEAFPKITSKIFERYKFIVELNMNYNQYHSFLKFIDSKLARNNSNQFIIAKSAKNGNVRYFRSNLNYHLFYTCNTWTAEAIKSAGYDFSIFMVLTAEQLYHKIKGLGRQIK, from the coding sequence ATGAAAATATTTATTGCATGGTGCTTGGTTGTTTTTTTACAAAGCTCTTTAATATTGTCTGACAGTGACACTTCATTAAAGGTATATGTCGTGCATGTTGGCTTACATACTGATTTTGTAATCCCAAAAAATCTTGTGACAGATTCAGCACTGAAAGCACTCAGAATTTTTGATGATTATCAATATGTTGAAATTGGCTGGGGCGATGCTGAATTTTATATGAATGATGGATTTGACCTAATGCTTGCTGCTAAAGCGCTGCTTTCATTAACGGGAAGCGTGATGAGAATTGAAGCCTTCCCCAAAATAACAAGTAAGATTTTTGAGAGATATAAATTTATAGTCGAGCTTAATATGAATTATAATCAATATCACTCTTTCTTGAAATTCATTGATAGCAAACTTGCTCGTAACAACTCGAATCAATTTATAATTGCCAAATCTGCAAAAAATGGAAATGTCAGATATTTTCGTTCAAACCTGAATTATCATCTTTTTTATACCTGCAACACTTGGACTGCTGAGGCAATTAAATCTGCCGGTTATGATTTTTCAATATTTATGGTTCTGACAGCTGAACAACTTTATCATAAGATTAAAGGGCTCGGTAGACAAATAAAATAA
- the greA gene encoding transcription elongation factor GreA has translation MSKTVYMTKERIREIEQELQILQSKGRMEVARKIAEARSHGDLSENADYDAAKDEQGLLELKISKLSELLANSQIISADEFPNDKVYILSKVKVRNENTGKILDYQLVSSDEADFERNKISVLSPMGKSLMGKSIGEKAEIIVPSGKTVLEILEIYK, from the coding sequence ATGTCGAAGACTGTTTATATGACAAAAGAGAGAATCAGAGAAATTGAACAAGAACTTCAAATCTTGCAAAGTAAAGGAAGAATGGAAGTTGCAAGAAAAATTGCTGAAGCTCGCTCACATGGTGATTTATCTGAAAATGCCGACTATGATGCTGCTAAAGACGAACAAGGTTTACTTGAACTCAAGATTAGTAAATTATCTGAATTGCTTGCAAATTCTCAGATTATTTCTGCTGATGAATTTCCCAATGACAAAGTCTATATTTTATCAAAAGTTAAGGTCAGGAATGAAAACACCGGCAAAATTCTGGATTATCAGCTTGTAAGTTCTGATGAAGCCGACTTCGAGAGGAATAAAATCTCAGTACTGTCTCCGATGGGTAAATCTCTGATGGGCAAAAGTATTGGTGAAAAAGCCGAAATTATTGTACCTTCCGGCAAGACCGTGCTTGAAATTCTTGAAATTTACAAATAA
- a CDS encoding bifunctional 3,4-dihydroxy-2-butanone-4-phosphate synthase/GTP cyclohydrolase II, whose amino-acid sequence MDFKLNTIDEALQDLASGKVIVVMDDEDRENEGDLIASSELCTPEIVNFMASKAKGLICVAITENRAKELELEPMVRNNSSLHETKFTVSVDYAHGTSTGISAFDRAATIRAMARKDTKPSDLLRPGHIFPLVAHNEGVLRRAGHTEGSVDLMRLAGLMPSGVLCEIINEDGTMARMPELVEFAKKYDLKIVTIKDLIAYRLKREILVEIVAEAHLPTEFGDFNIKVFANKVDGFEHVALYIGDIHSEESTLVRVHSECLTGDVFGSQRCDCGDQLHESMKMIAEYGSGVLLYMRQEGRGIGLVNKIKAYALQEQGLDTVEANTHLGFPPDPRDYGIGAQILSMLGVEKMRLITNNPKKRVGLESYGLEVVELVPMEIKPNEFNKVYLNTKKIKMGHFLHNL is encoded by the coding sequence ATGGATTTCAAATTAAATACAATAGATGAAGCTTTGCAGGACTTGGCATCCGGCAAAGTAATTGTAGTAATGGACGATGAAGACCGAGAAAACGAAGGCGATTTGATTGCTTCCTCTGAACTTTGCACGCCGGAAATTGTAAATTTCATGGCATCAAAAGCAAAGGGTTTAATATGCGTTGCCATTACCGAAAACAGAGCTAAAGAGCTCGAGCTTGAGCCTATGGTAAGGAATAATTCTTCACTTCATGAGACAAAATTTACTGTTTCAGTTGATTATGCTCATGGAACATCCACCGGGATTTCAGCATTTGACAGAGCGGCGACAATAAGGGCTATGGCTCGTAAAGATACTAAGCCGTCAGATTTGCTGAGACCGGGTCATATTTTCCCTTTGGTAGCTCATAATGAAGGTGTTCTTCGCAGAGCAGGACATACTGAAGGTTCGGTTGACCTTATGCGGCTTGCAGGGCTAATGCCATCGGGGGTACTCTGTGAGATTATTAATGAAGACGGCACGATGGCAAGAATGCCAGAGCTTGTTGAATTTGCCAAAAAATACGATTTGAAAATTGTAACTATAAAAGACCTGATTGCTTACAGGCTAAAAAGAGAAATACTTGTCGAGATAGTTGCAGAGGCACATTTGCCTACAGAATTCGGCGATTTCAATATCAAGGTTTTTGCTAATAAAGTTGATGGTTTCGAGCATGTTGCTTTATATATTGGTGATATTCATTCGGAAGAATCAACTCTTGTAAGAGTCCACTCAGAATGTCTGACTGGAGATGTATTTGGCTCACAGAGATGTGATTGCGGCGACCAGCTTCATGAATCAATGAAAATGATTGCCGAGTATGGCTCAGGAGTACTTTTGTATATGCGTCAGGAAGGCAGAGGTATTGGACTGGTGAATAAAATCAAAGCCTACGCTCTACAGGAACAAGGTCTTGATACTGTCGAAGCAAATACCCATTTGGGATTCCCGCCTGACCCGAGGGACTACGGCATTGGAGCTCAGATTTTAAGTATGCTTGGAGTGGAAAAGATGAGATTGATTACTAATAATCCTAAAAAGCGTGTCGGACTCGAAAGCTACGGATTAGAAGTTGTTGAGCTTGTACCTATGGAAATCAAGCCCAATGAATTTAATAAAGTATATTTGAATACAAAAAAAATCAAAATGGGTCATTTTTTACATAATTTGTAA